ATCGGCCATGTGGTTCAGACCTCGACCAGCGAGGTCTACGGCACGGCCCGCTTCGTGCCCATCACCGAGGACCACCCCCTGCAAGGCCAGTCGCCCTATTCGGCAACCAAGATCGGGGCCGACCAGATGGCGCTCGCCTACCACCTGAGCTTCGGCCTGCCGGTGACCGTCATCCGCCCCTTCAACACCTACGGCCCCCGCCAATCGGCGCGCGCCGTCATTCCCACCATCATCGCCCAGTTGCTGTCCGGACGGCGGAAGATCCGACTGGGATCGCTGCATCCCACGCGCGATTTCAACTACGTCAAGGACAGCGCCCGGGCCTTCGCCCTGCTGGCCGACAACACCAGGGCCGTGGGCCAAGTGGTCAACATCGGCAGCAACTACGAGATTTCCATCGGCGACACCGCCCGCCTGATCGCCGAGGTCGTCGGCTGCGACCTGGACGTCGAGACCGACGATCTGCGCATCCGTCCCGCCTTGAGCGAGGTGGAACGGTTATGGGCCGACAATTCGAAAGCCCGCGACCTGCTGGGCTGGACGCCGGAGTACGGGGGCCTGGACGGTTTGCGGCGTGGGCTTGCGGAAACCGTCGAATGGTTCCGCGAACCAGCCAACCTGGCCCTCTACAAGGCCGACCGCTACAACATCTGAATCTGATCGAATCAACCCCAGGGGCCGCGAACGGCCGGGCGGCCGGCGCCGCCGGCCAGGGTGCGCAGGCGCGCCACACGGTCTTCAATGGCCGGATGGGTCGAGAACAGGCTCTGCAGCGAGGCCCCGCTCAGGGGATTGACGATGAACAGGTGCGCCGTGGCCGGATTGGCTTCGGCGGTTTCATTGCGGATATGGGCCGCACCCGCTTCCAGGCGTTCCAGGGCCGAGGCCAACCACAGGGGATTGCCGCAGATGCGCGCCCCTTCCCGGTCGGCCGCGTATTCGCGGGTGCGCGAGATCGCCATCTGCACCAGCATGGCGGCGATGGGAGCGAGAATCATGATGACGATGCCGCCGATGGGCCCCACCCCGCCCCGCCCATCTTCGCCGGACCGATGGCCGCCGAAGAACATGGCGAAGTTGGCCAGCATGCCCAAGGCGCCGGCGATGGTCGCCGTGA
This genomic interval from Magnetospirillum sp. WYHS-4 contains the following:
- a CDS encoding NAD-dependent 4,6-dehydratase LegB, translating into MDRILVTGADGFIGSHVVERLVAEGYEVRAFVLYNSFNSWGWLDHSPPAVKKSIQVFAGDVRDPHGVRESMKGCDTVLHLAALIAIPYSYHSPATYVETNIAGTLNVLQAARDQGIGHVVQTSTSEVYGTARFVPITEDHPLQGQSPYSATKIGADQMALAYHLSFGLPVTVIRPFNTYGPRQSARAVIPTIIAQLLSGRRKIRLGSLHPTRDFNYVKDSARAFALLADNTRAVGQVVNIGSNYEISIGDTARLIAEVVGCDLDVETDDLRIRPALSEVERLWADNSKARDLLGWTPEYGGLDGLRRGLAETVEWFREPANLALYKADRYNI
- the htpX gene encoding zinc metalloprotease HtpX, which codes for MNYTRTALLLAGLTGLFLAVGYLIGGEAGMVIALGLALASNLFAYWNSDRMLLGMYNAREASHQEAPELYGLIRELAANAGLPMPRVYVIDDPQPNAFATGRDPEHAAVAINTGLMNILSREEVAGVMAHELAHVKNRDTLIMTVTATIAGALGMLANFAMFFGGHRSGEDGRGGVGPIGGIVIMILAPIAAMLVQMAISRTREYAADREGARICGNPLWLASALERLEAGAAHIRNETAEANPATAHLFIVNPLSGASLQSLFSTHPAIEDRVARLRTLAGGAGRPAVRGPWG